One stretch of Micromonospora echinospora DNA includes these proteins:
- a CDS encoding SDR family NAD(P)-dependent oxidoreductase, with protein MEDLTERRIVVLTGASSGIGLAAAEELARRGDQVVLVGRDPARLRAAGERVRECCGEQPELFRADFAVLDDVRGLAERLRERYDRIDVLANNAGAIVLEPIATVDGFELSMQANHLAPFLLSNLLADRIGRMVVTGSDAHRSGVLDPDDLNSALRSYRPFRAYGTSKQANILFTAEAARRWPEVPAHAFHPGVVRTRFGNESRIVALGMRLLPFRSPEKGAETLVWLACQDPSRLIDGGYYADRKPHRPRPKAADPSLAARLWTASAKAVGIDV; from the coding sequence GTGGAAGATCTCACTGAGCGTCGGATCGTGGTGCTGACCGGGGCAAGCTCCGGCATCGGCCTGGCCGCCGCCGAGGAGCTGGCGCGCCGCGGCGACCAGGTGGTGCTCGTCGGCCGCGACCCGGCCCGGCTGCGCGCCGCGGGCGAGCGCGTCCGCGAGTGCTGCGGCGAGCAGCCCGAGCTGTTCCGCGCCGACTTCGCGGTGCTCGACGACGTACGCGGGCTCGCCGAACGGCTGCGCGAGCGGTACGACCGGATCGACGTGCTCGCCAACAACGCGGGCGCGATCGTGCTGGAACCGATCGCCACGGTCGACGGTTTCGAGCTGAGCATGCAGGCGAACCACCTCGCCCCGTTCCTGCTCAGCAACCTGCTGGCCGACCGGATCGGGCGGATGGTGGTCACCGGCTCGGACGCGCACCGCAGCGGCGTGCTCGACCCGGACGACCTCAACTCCGCGCTGCGCTCCTACCGGCCGTTCCGGGCGTACGGCACCAGCAAGCAGGCGAACATCCTGTTCACCGCCGAGGCGGCCCGGCGCTGGCCGGAGGTGCCGGCGCACGCGTTCCACCCGGGCGTGGTGCGTACCCGCTTCGGCAACGAGAGCCGGATCGTGGCGCTCGGCATGCGGCTGCTGCCGTTCCGCAGCCCGGAGAAGGGCGCGGAGACGCTGGTCTGGCTCGCCTGCCAGGATCCGTCCCGGCTGATCGACGGCGGCTACTACGCCGACCGCAAGCCGCACCGGCCCCGGCCCAAGGCGGCCGACCCGTCGCTCGCCGCCCGGCTCTGGACGGCCAGCGCGAAGGCGGTCGGCATCGACGTCTGA
- a CDS encoding DUF4190 domain-containing protein, with product MSYPPPPGGWQDPSAAGPHSAPPADPIMPAIPNQPGPADPYAPVADPYAPVADPYAGAKSPYAPPGGDPYAAPMPGYPAPGAYPPPGAYPGYAMPPARTNTMAIVALVLSLVGFASCITAPIGAIMGHVASKQIRETGEQGEGMAKAAIIVGWILTALLVAVIIFYIVMIVIAIGASSTSSSY from the coding sequence ATGAGCTATCCCCCACCGCCCGGTGGTTGGCAGGACCCCTCGGCGGCCGGGCCGCACTCGGCGCCGCCGGCCGACCCGATAATGCCCGCGATCCCGAATCAGCCCGGCCCGGCCGACCCGTACGCGCCGGTCGCCGATCCCTATGCGCCGGTCGCCGACCCGTACGCGGGCGCGAAGTCCCCCTACGCCCCGCCCGGCGGCGACCCGTACGCCGCGCCGATGCCCGGCTACCCGGCCCCGGGCGCCTACCCCCCGCCGGGGGCCTATCCCGGCTACGCGATGCCGCCGGCCCGCACGAACACGATGGCAATCGTGGCGCTGGTCCTGTCGCTCGTCGGCTTCGCCTCGTGCATCACCGCGCCGATCGGCGCGATCATGGGCCACGTCGCCAGCAAGCAGATCCGGGAAACCGGTGAGCAGGGCGAGGGCATGGCCAAGGCGGCCATCATCGTGGGCTGGATCCTGACCGCTCTGCTGGTCGCCGTCATCATCTTCTACATCGTGATGATCGTGATCGCGATCGGCGCTTCCAGCACCAGCAGCAGCTACTGA
- a CDS encoding HpcH/HpaI aldolase/citrate lyase family protein — protein MTAVGRPRRSCLAVPGSSVKMLGKAQGLPADQVFLDLEDAVAPLAKPDARKNIVAALNEGDWTGKTRVVRVNDLTTPWTYRDVIEVVEGAGANLDCIMLPKVQNAEQVHWLDLLLTQIEKTLGLEVGRIGIEAQIENAAGLVNVDAIAGASPRVETIIFGPADFMASINMKSLVVGALIPDYPGDPYHYILMRILMAARMHDKQAIDGPFLQIRDVDAFREVAKRSAALGFDGKWVLHPGQIDAANEVYSPAQADYDHAELILDAYDYYTSEAGGKLGAVMLGDEMIDEASRKMALVIAAKGRAAGMSRTSSFTPPAS, from the coding sequence ATGACCGCTGTCGGTCGCCCCCGCCGATCCTGCCTGGCGGTACCCGGCTCCAGCGTCAAAATGCTCGGCAAGGCCCAGGGCCTCCCCGCCGACCAGGTCTTCCTGGACCTGGAGGACGCGGTCGCGCCGCTGGCCAAGCCGGACGCGCGCAAGAACATCGTGGCCGCGCTGAACGAGGGCGACTGGACCGGCAAGACCCGCGTGGTCCGGGTGAACGACCTGACCACGCCGTGGACGTACCGGGACGTCATCGAGGTGGTCGAGGGCGCCGGGGCGAACCTGGACTGCATCATGCTGCCGAAGGTGCAGAACGCCGAGCAGGTGCACTGGCTGGACCTGCTGCTCACCCAGATCGAGAAGACGCTCGGCCTGGAGGTGGGCCGGATCGGCATCGAGGCGCAGATCGAGAACGCGGCCGGGCTGGTGAACGTGGACGCCATCGCGGGCGCCTCGCCCCGGGTCGAGACGATCATCTTCGGCCCGGCCGACTTCATGGCCTCGATCAACATGAAGTCGCTGGTGGTCGGCGCGCTGATCCCGGACTACCCGGGCGACCCCTACCACTACATCCTGATGCGCATCCTGATGGCCGCCCGGATGCACGACAAGCAGGCCATCGACGGCCCGTTCCTGCAGATCCGGGACGTGGACGCGTTCCGCGAGGTGGCGAAGCGCTCGGCGGCGCTGGGCTTCGACGGCAAGTGGGTGCTGCACCCCGGCCAGATCGACGCGGCGAACGAGGTCTACTCGCCGGCGCAGGCCGACTACGACCACGCCGAGCTGATCCTCGACGCGTACGACTACTACACCTCGGAGGCGGGCGGGAAGCTCGGCGCGGTGATGCTCGGCGACGAGATGATCGACGAGGCGTCCCGCAAGATGGCGCTCGTGATCGCCGCCAAGGGCCGCGCCGCCGGCATGTCCCGTACGTCCTCGTTCACGCCGCCCGCGTCCTGA